A single window of Ananas comosus cultivar F153 linkage group 19, ASM154086v1, whole genome shotgun sequence DNA harbors:
- the LOC109724843 gene encoding uncharacterized protein LOC109724843 isoform X1, translating into MQLELSLDEKCKPLDDNSISFTGSFDLLTMNETAKNVAFVYKRRRVTECSQNDCRKTVLSPDEACKSLDMNRVSFTSSFDLSTMKRTSKNVGFVYKRRKRNECNWSDCGKTIFSTMTETAKNVGFVYKRRKCNEWNRNDCRKASLSLDESCKSLDNVGVSFTSSFNLPRIKRTAKNVGFVYEKQKSDRKSVTYLSRNATESLKQSAKCNSEYYKDGKTILSECEDACETLTNVGVSFSNSSDLSATKSMFPVSSPKMFKLVFKRTKFDRNSLAFISENTTYRIACPCSSASSDEQSVILPIKTSNCDLRKPALNSIIDDRCSSSVSCVPSLMKKEEKGREHCSSKDADVVEQLNKVASVKELCISVLKSDGLLGDAGTSNEDDPIAVPCDRDANCSETCKICGLLGNLLEMLICDICEEAFHLPCCKPKIKKIPVDEWYCQTCFRTKRKSLSAEYSRNKSEPSKKSKSRSPRLRQDWITLMLKDTQPYTTGVPIGEDFQADIPDWSGPMSDSASYYD; encoded by the exons ATGCAATTGGAACTATCTCTGGATGAGAAATGCAAACCTTTAGATGACAATAGCATTTCATTCACTGGCTCATTTGATTTATTGACTATGAACGAAACAGCAAAGAATGTCGCCTTCGTATACAAAAGGAGGAGAGTTACTGAATGCAGTCAGAATGACTGCAGGAAAACTGTTTTATCCCCGGATGAGGCGTGCAAATCGTTAGACATGAATAGGGTTTCGTTCACAAGCTCGTTTGATTTATCGACTATGAAAAGAACGTCAAAGAATGTTGGCTTCGTATACAAAAGGCGGAAACGTAATGAATGCAATTGGAGTGACTGcgggaaaactattttttcgaCTATGACGGAAACAGCAAAGAATGTTGGCTTTGTATACAAAAGGCGGAAATGTAATGAATGGAATAGGAATGACTGCAGGAAAGCTAGTTTATCTCTGGATGAGTCATGCAAATCTTTAGATAATGTTGGGGTTTCATTCACAAGCTCATTTAATTTACCAAGAATAAAAAGAACAGCAAAAAATGTTGGCTTCGTATACGAGAAGCAGAAATCGGATAGGAAATCGGTTACGTACCTTTCACGAAATGCAACAGAAAGTTTGAAGCAAAGTGCAAAATGCAATAGTGAATATTATAAGGATGGAAAAACTATTTTATCTGAGTGTGAGGACGCATGCGAAACTTTAACAAATGTTGGAGTTTCGTTCTCAAATTCCTCTGATTTATCGGCTACAAAAAGCATGTTCCCAGTCTCTTCACCAAAGATGTTTAAATTGGTGTTTAAGAGGACGAAGTTTGATAGAAACTCTCTTGCATTCATTTCAGAAAATACAACATACAGAATTGCTTGTCCATGTTCCAGCGCAAGTTCTGACGAACAATCAGTTATATTGCCCATAAAAACATCTAATTGTGATCTTCGTAAACCTGCATTAAACTCAATTATAGATGATAGATGTTCTTCGTCAGTCTCTTGTGTGCCATCTTTaatgaagaaagaagaaaagggcCGTGAGCACTGTTCTTCTAAGGATGCTGATGTGGTAGAACAGTTAAACAAAGTTGCTTCAGTAAAGGAGCTCTGCATCTCTGTGCTGAAAAGCGATGGACTCCTTGGAGATGCGGGGACTAGTAATGAAGATGATCCTATTGCGGTCCCTTGTGATCGAGATGCTAACTGTTCTGAAACATGCAAAATTTGTGGGCTTCTGGGAAATCTATTGGAGATGTTAATTTGTGACATTTGTGAAGAAGCATTTCATCTGCCTTGTTGCAAACCAAAGATAAAGAAAATACCGGTCGATGAGTGGTACTGTCAGACTTGCTTCAGAACAAAACGCAAGTCCTTATCTGCAGAATACTCGAGGAACAAAAGTGAACCATCCAAGAAGAGTAAGAGTCGGTCACCTCGTCTGCGTCAGGATTGGATAACTTTGATGTTGAAAGACACCCAACCATATACAACAGGGGTTCCAATTGGTGAAGATTTCCAAGCAGACATTCCGGACTGGTCTGGTCCAATGTCAGA CAGCGCCAGTTATTACGATTGA
- the LOC109724843 gene encoding uncharacterized protein LOC109724843 isoform X2 — protein MNRVSFTSSFDLSTMKRTSKNVGFVYKRRKRNECNWSDCGKTIFSTMTETAKNVGFVYKRRKCNEWNRNDCRKASLSLDESCKSLDNVGVSFTSSFNLPRIKRTAKNVGFVYEKQKSDRKSVTYLSRNATESLKQSAKCNSEYYKDGKTILSECEDACETLTNVGVSFSNSSDLSATKSMFPVSSPKMFKLVFKRTKFDRNSLAFISENTTYRIACPCSSASSDEQSVILPIKTSNCDLRKPALNSIIDDRCSSSVSCVPSLMKKEEKGREHCSSKDADVVEQLNKVASVKELCISVLKSDGLLGDAGTSNEDDPIAVPCDRDANCSETCKICGLLGNLLEMLICDICEEAFHLPCCKPKIKKIPVDEWYCQTCFRTKRKSLSAEYSRNKSEPSKKSKSRSPRLRQDWITLMLKDTQPYTTGVPIGEDFQADIPDWSGPMSDSASYYD, from the exons ATGAATAGGGTTTCGTTCACAAGCTCGTTTGATTTATCGACTATGAAAAGAACGTCAAAGAATGTTGGCTTCGTATACAAAAGGCGGAAACGTAATGAATGCAATTGGAGTGACTGcgggaaaactattttttcgaCTATGACGGAAACAGCAAAGAATGTTGGCTTTGTATACAAAAGGCGGAAATGTAATGAATGGAATAGGAATGACTGCAGGAAAGCTAGTTTATCTCTGGATGAGTCATGCAAATCTTTAGATAATGTTGGGGTTTCATTCACAAGCTCATTTAATTTACCAAGAATAAAAAGAACAGCAAAAAATGTTGGCTTCGTATACGAGAAGCAGAAATCGGATAGGAAATCGGTTACGTACCTTTCACGAAATGCAACAGAAAGTTTGAAGCAAAGTGCAAAATGCAATAGTGAATATTATAAGGATGGAAAAACTATTTTATCTGAGTGTGAGGACGCATGCGAAACTTTAACAAATGTTGGAGTTTCGTTCTCAAATTCCTCTGATTTATCGGCTACAAAAAGCATGTTCCCAGTCTCTTCACCAAAGATGTTTAAATTGGTGTTTAAGAGGACGAAGTTTGATAGAAACTCTCTTGCATTCATTTCAGAAAATACAACATACAGAATTGCTTGTCCATGTTCCAGCGCAAGTTCTGACGAACAATCAGTTATATTGCCCATAAAAACATCTAATTGTGATCTTCGTAAACCTGCATTAAACTCAATTATAGATGATAGATGTTCTTCGTCAGTCTCTTGTGTGCCATCTTTaatgaagaaagaagaaaagggcCGTGAGCACTGTTCTTCTAAGGATGCTGATGTGGTAGAACAGTTAAACAAAGTTGCTTCAGTAAAGGAGCTCTGCATCTCTGTGCTGAAAAGCGATGGACTCCTTGGAGATGCGGGGACTAGTAATGAAGATGATCCTATTGCGGTCCCTTGTGATCGAGATGCTAACTGTTCTGAAACATGCAAAATTTGTGGGCTTCTGGGAAATCTATTGGAGATGTTAATTTGTGACATTTGTGAAGAAGCATTTCATCTGCCTTGTTGCAAACCAAAGATAAAGAAAATACCGGTCGATGAGTGGTACTGTCAGACTTGCTTCAGAACAAAACGCAAGTCCTTATCTGCAGAATACTCGAGGAACAAAAGTGAACCATCCAAGAAGAGTAAGAGTCGGTCACCTCGTCTGCGTCAGGATTGGATAACTTTGATGTTGAAAGACACCCAACCATATACAACAGGGGTTCCAATTGGTGAAGATTTCCAAGCAGACATTCCGGACTGGTCTGGTCCAATGTCAGA CAGCGCCAGTTATTACGATTGA